One Qiania dongpingensis genomic window carries:
- the atpG gene encoding ATP synthase F1 subunit gamma, whose amino-acid sequence MATMREIKRRKSSIQSTQQITNAMKLVSTVKLQKSRAKAENTRPYFDLTYSTVCSILAHTQNVRHPYLQKGVSDKQAVIAITSNRGLAGGYNSNIVKEVTANLEPGRVKLYAIGRKGRDALVRRGYGIARDYSDVIEEPSYADAAAIGRAVLEAFQSGEVGEIYLAYTSFKNTVSHEPRLIKLLPIELSEEELAAGQAGSGDRECPMNYDGDEEEVLNALIPGYVYNLIYGGMLESIASENGARMQAMDSATSNAEEMIDKLSLQYNRARQSSITQELTEIIAGAEALN is encoded by the coding sequence ATGGCTACAATGCGCGAGATCAAGAGAAGGAAATCCAGTATCCAGAGCACTCAGCAGATCACCAATGCAATGAAGCTGGTATCTACAGTTAAGCTGCAGAAATCCAGGGCAAAGGCGGAGAACACGCGTCCTTATTTTGATCTGACTTACAGTACGGTCTGCTCGATTCTGGCCCATACTCAGAATGTGCGCCATCCTTATCTCCAGAAGGGAGTCTCAGATAAGCAGGCGGTCATAGCCATCACCTCCAACCGGGGGCTGGCCGGCGGCTATAATTCCAACATTGTGAAGGAAGTCACTGCGAATCTGGAACCGGGACGGGTGAAGCTGTATGCCATCGGCCGCAAGGGCAGGGACGCCCTTGTGAGAAGAGGGTATGGTATTGCCAGGGATTATTCTGACGTGATCGAGGAGCCTTCTTATGCGGATGCAGCGGCCATAGGCCGGGCGGTCCTGGAAGCTTTTCAAAGCGGTGAGGTCGGCGAGATCTATCTGGCTTATACGTCATTCAAGAATACGGTCAGCCATGAACCCAGGCTCATCAAGCTGCTTCCCATCGAACTTTCGGAGGAAGAGCTGGCAGCGGGGCAGGCGGGTTCCGGGGACAGGGAGTGCCCGATGAATTATGACGGGGATGAGGAAGAGGTTTTAAATGCCCTGATTCCCGGCTATGTATATAATCTGATCTACGGCGGAATGCTGGAGTCCATCGCCAGTGAGAACGGCGCGAGGATGCAGGCCATGGATTCGGCGACGAGCAACGCGGAGGAAATGATAGATAAGCTGTCATTGCAGTATAACCGGGCGAGACAGTCCTCTATCACGCAGGAGCTGACCGAGATCATCGCTGGCGCAGAGGCTCTGAACTGA